Part of the Arvicanthis niloticus isolate mArvNil1 chromosome 3, mArvNil1.pat.X, whole genome shotgun sequence genome is shown below.
gtaattgttttagattttaagAATTTAGATTATGCCATTTGAAGTTGTGTTTGGGAGTGAGAGTAGAGATCATAGCCTAACTATCAGGTGCACTGTCAGTAAGTTCTCACAACTGATAGACTTTTACCCATATGCTCCAAGTAGAGCttagtaaaaattatatttatttttagtgttttgagcCAGGGTTAGTCAAGTGCTCTGTTTCTGAGCTTCATTCTCAGCTCATGAAAATGCTATGCTTTcagaagcaaatgaaagaaagtgTTTATATTCCAGTGTGGACAAGCAAATGTTATGTACTTCATATTCACTATTTTACATGTTTAAAGTTTTACTTTGATCTTTTTATTGGACGCTCATTTTGCTTAAATATTTTCAggatatattttcttctaattgttattgttattattactattactattattaaatttAGAGATGAAAGTATTGctataataaatcttaaataatttctcaaaccccgttttaaaaacagtaaaggaGGACCTTGAAGAGAGGTGTTCCAGTACATTCTGAAGCAGTCAGGGGTCCCCCTCTCAGTTCTTTTTACTAACTTCTGGTAGATTTTTAAAAGGCTTGCAGCGACCAGGAAGTACGAACTCAGGATATTTATTTCCAGACAAGGGAGAAGGTAAGTGTAGGTGAGCAGAAGTCTGCAAAGCTTGTCCATGTTTTCTGGAGTTTGAAAGCTTAGCATGTTCCTCTGTCTAAGGAGACTTCCCTTTGGGAACGGGTGTTGGGTAGGGTTCAAACACCCACCATCTCCTACAACATTTCTTCTCGTCGTTACATACACCAATAGTATCATCTATGGCTGTGCACGCTATGTCTTTGCATATCCCTTTCAACACAAGGCACTGCTTTTCGCCCGGGACAACGCCTGCCTTTTCTGCatgagaagaaattaaacaacacTGTTAATTCACTTTCAAAGTACTGTAAATGTGCACAAAGCCACAATCCTAGAAAATGGCTCTGGAATGGGACACACAATATTATCTACACAGAGAGATCAAGTGCTTACACAgaaatagtctctctctctctctctctctctctctctctctctctctctctctctcttccaacaGGGAGAGGGGTTAAGCATTTGGGATTAGATACACCTTGGAGTGAGCATGCTAACTTATGGGGTTTCAGAGATGTGGTCCTCATTCTGGCAGCACACTTTGAGGGTGTGGAAGTGTTTACTGTTACCATGATGGAGAAGGTGTCTGGAACTTCAGTGGACAAGCAATGTCTTGTCCAGTCTCCCTTCTAGTGAGTCACCTTGGACTGAAGCATCAATATATCTACCCAGAAGGAGTTTCAACAGCAGGACTTATCCCATGCTCACACAGCATCCTCAtcagatgcagatgctctcaTCTCCAACTTGGAAGAAAATCAGTCCATTCTTCTGCTTCCAAGtcatctccaccccaccccacccctgagcTGTGTAAGAAACATGCTTATTGAGCTACTCCATGCCTTTTGCGTCTATATCCTTGGAGAGACTTCTCAGAGCTGCAAGTTTTCAAGTATGTCCACATGTTTTCTTAGTTCGTTTGGCTGTTGAGGAGAGCATAGGTAAGGCCACATGTCAGTGCCTTTCCAACACCAGGAAGGTTCATTACTTCCACTGGTGATGACAACGGGTGTTACAGAAACAACAGGCTTCTGCTTATGGTCCTCAGTAGAAGTGGACTCAgtgattttaaaacaaagctcATGAAGTtagtagagaaaaaaaagtgtGGGAATAGAAGATTGGAAAGAGGGATTGGGGGTGGGTTTGaccaaaacacattatatatgtacattaaaTTCTCAGACAATAAAAAGATGCAATATATGTAAGATTCTTTgatatctttctgtcttgacATTCTGGGCTCACAAGAGGCCCAGCCATGTGAAGTGCTTCCTTCCACTGAGGACCTGCAGGACTTTGATTTACTCCATCCTCACAGTGTAACCCATTTGGGAGGAGCAAAGGAAGGCTGAACTTGCTTGTTCTGGAAGGATCAGGATCCTGACTTGCAATGCAAGCCTCTCTCTGAGTTCCCTGTGAACTCTGCAGGAGGCTAGCTCTCTCCTCATCCTAAATAGCCTCTCATTACTCTCTTTATCATAAGAAGCCTTACCATAAAGCCCAACCTCTTAACATTTTTTAAGAGATATAGACTTGAAACTTTAGAATTCATCTATAAAATTTATTCATCAAATGGTTTAACTGAATTTTTATATCGAACTCTCTGGTCCTTCTTCCCCTCACCTCCAGGATCTGATAACCACCATTGTGGTTATCTattctgagtttgattattttggGTCCTTGTGTAGGTGAAATAACATACCTTTTTATTTCACATCCTTAGTAGCACCCCTGGTCCTTCAATGCTGTCATACAtggcaaaggagagagagagagagagagagagagagagagagagagagagagagatctccataGTTTCCTCAATACCCATCCAGTTAAGAGGTCTTGAGGCAAAAGTCTGGCAGAAATCAGTTGccatttttatgtctgtgtggATGGTGGAACTAACAAGGATCCAGAAGAAGAGAAACGTGGTTTAGTGTTGCAACCACATGGCTGGATGATCTTAGCACAATCATAGTCTTCACGTAACATAGCTTCTGTTATCTAATGTGAAAGGCATGGCCACTAGTGTAACTTCAAATAATTAGTGTCATACTTTACATCACAGGTTCCTGCCAGTCTGTCCACTGCAGCCAAGCTTTCTAACTACCACTGAGAAATGAATGGATGATTGCATCTTCTCCTTTGTGAGAGCACAGCTAGGTACCAGGTAGACAAGGAGGATGCTCATAAATTAGACTCCAATTCACAAGTGGGAGCCTTTGGCTTAAGAGAATCTCAGAGATGAACCAAGAAGGACTCTCTCAGTGAGGACAGACAGTAGTTTGCGAAATGTGAGCACCCGGCGGATGGTAGGCAGTGCTTTTACTATTGTCCAGTCCTCTGCTCCCTGAGCTATACCCAGCAAGCCCCCTTTCTTCCAAAAGGTGGTGGAGAAAGGATTTTATAAACTCTCACCAGGATCTGCATGGAACAGTCAGAAGAGGGATGGTGTGGTTTGCACTTGATTCTAGATTctagcattcaaacatatgaatcaccgggcggtggtggcacacgcctttaatcccagcacttgggaggcagaggcaggcggatttctgagttcgaggccagcctggtctacagagtgagttccaggacagccagggctacacagagaaaccctgtctcgaaaaaccaaaaaaacaaacaaacaaacaaacaaacaaaaaaacatatgaaTCGTGGCTCTCAGGGATGCAGTCCAGATTTGTACATGGACCCGTCACTGAAGCTTCCCactgtctttattttctccataGATCCTCTGCtcctgagattttaaaaatttgtttctagTACTTACGTACACTTCTCACCAATAGACTCTGTATACCTCCTCCATTCCCCCAGCAATATGAATTAATCTTCACACTCCTTTGGCTGGTGGAGCTAATTTCTTTTCAAGTATATTGACTTGAGTCTTCTGTCGAGAACCTCTCTTCCTCTAGCTCTGTAATTGGGCCTCTCCTCTCCATAGTGGTGTTCCTGGTCCCCATCTTGTGTTGATGGGTGTCCTCGACTCCTTTCTGAATTTGGACCTCATCAGTTTTGAAGGTGTTGGACTCTGGGACACTCAAGTCTGTGTCCTGACAGCTGAGTTATGGGGGACAAAGCACAGGTGTGCACCCCAGTGGACCTCCTAAGAAGTCCTGCTCCTGAAGTCATTTCCCAGCTTACCTCTTGGCACCATCATcacaaagaggaagaggacagatAGGAAGGAATGGAATCTCATGGCTGAGTGGCCAGCAATGTGGACGGTGGTCAGCGCTGGTCAGCACGGGGCTTTTATTCACTTCTGGGGGCCCGTGGTCCCTGCTGATTAGCGAAGCCTGACAcgcaaagaaagaaaactgcttCTGTGGGAGTATTTCCAAACCTTAGTGTTTCTAAATTTGGTGACAAATTAACCTAATAATAGAGAACCAGATGGTTAAtggtttccttttccttcctatGTGTTCTCAGTTCCACCAGTGGTCAGTGCTGTCagccaattctttttttttttttttttaaaaaaacacaattcATGATTAAATTTTTTTACATGGCATATAACAGCTATGCCTGCTTGTGGAGATCAGTGTTATAACCAGCTCACGTACACAGCATGTAATGGTCAAATTAGGATAACCGGCAACCTTCTTCCCGCAAACATGATCAAGCACTTCTCCCCTAGTGTTTTGAACTGTATAATTAAACGTTATGTATCTTTTTCTCATAACCCATTGAGTTCCCTCTGTGCTGCCTTGTATGCTGGTGGTGTGAGGTTGTCCACTAGAGCATGGTCCACCTACCAGGGCCatgcctttgaaaaaaaaaaaaaaaacaacaacacttcCTTCTCCAGAAATTGTCCATAGCTTCTCAGGTGTGGGGGACTTGTGAGCCCTTTGTGCTCAAATACTAACTGGCTTGATCTGGTGTAGGTCTTATGCAGGCAGATCACAGATGTTGTGAATTCATGAGAACAGTTACTGTCATGCCCAAAAGAGATTGTTTTGCCCTGCTCTCACCCTGACCTCTGTCTCTTagaatctttccttcttttcttcaatgtttcctgagcgtgtggttttgtgtgtgtgtgtgtgtgtgtgtgtgtgtgtgtgtgtgtgtgtgtgtgtgacagatgtCTTATTTGTAGTCAGTTATTCTCCACAcgttgaccagttgtgagtttaGGTTTGAAAGCTTCTCTAATCTATGGGTAGAGAGATGCATATTTATTTAGAGGATGATATGATCAATACCTTGGAAGTTTCGTCAAATCGTTGCAGTCGATTTACTACTGGAACATATGCGCTCCCCAACTATGAGACTCTAGCCAGATTTACAGCACTGCATGAGTTTCCTTCTTAGGAGTGGGCTTTAAATCAGAGCACAAAACTATTGACAGCCCTATAATGTTCTTAACACTATTGCACCTATGGGCCTGTCttgcaataacaaaaaaagatACACAAAGTTGGGAGTTGGTaggaaggggaggggcagggagaagtgGATCCGGGAGGAGTTAAAGGGGGGAGTAGtggtgaatatgattaaaatacattgtattttaatatgTGTATGGCATTCTCAAAAATCAGAAAACCATATAGAAGTATTGCACGCTGACGTTTCTCTTCCATGCTTCTTCCTCTCACCAGTAGTGTATATTGGCACCTTTCTCCACGTTCACACATCACCCATCCCTGCTCCAGCTGATGGCTAgtccactctcctctctccattatCAGATCTCTTTCGATTCCCCAGTGAGTGAGGGCACActggatttgcatttctctg
Proteins encoded:
- the Defb130b gene encoding beta-defensin 130B yields the protein MRFHSFLSVLFLFVMMVPREKAGVVPGEKQCLVLKGICKDIACTAIDDTIGVCNDEKKCCRRWWVFEPYPTPVPKGKSP